CCGACAACAGTTGGGACTGGACCAAGTCCTGCTTATGCCCGAATACCAACCTCCTCATGTAGATAAAAAGGAAACCATCCCCGAGTACCATAGGCTCAAGATGCTTGAATTGGCAATAGAGGGGATTGAAGGTCTAGCCATTGAAACCATTGAGTTAGAGCGCAAGGGCATTTCCTACACCTACGACACCATGAAGATTTTGACAGAGAAACATCCAGACACGGATTATTACTTCATTATCGGGGCTGATATGGTGGACTATCTGCCTAAATGGTACCGAATTGATGAGCTGGTCGACATGGTTCAGTTTGTTGGAGTTCAGCGCCCACGCTACAAGGCAGGGACTTCCTATCCAGTTATCTGGGTGGATGTGCCTCTCATGGACATCTCGTCCAGCATGGTGCGTGACTTCATTGCTCAAGGTCGGAAACCTAACTTTCTCCTACCTCAGCCAGTGCTAGACTACATCGAGAAGGAGGGGCTTTACTGATGGCATACCAAGACTATATCAACTGTTCCCGAGAGGCTTTGTTGGAAAAAATGGCAGAGCTTCTGCCTGAAAAACGTTTAACCCATTGTTTGGGGGTGGAGCGTGCAGCCATAGAACTTGCCCAGCGATTTGAAGTCGATGCTGAGAAAGCTGGTCTAGCAGGCCTTCTTCATGATTATGCTAAAAAGCTGTCAGATCAGGAATTTCTAGACTTGATTGACCGTCATCAGCTAGACACTGATCTCAAAAACTGGGGCAATAATGTCTGGCATGGTATGGTTGGCATCTACAAGATTCAGGAAGATTTGGATTTGCATGATCCAGAAATCCTGCGAGCTATTGAAATCCATACAGTCGGAGCTGGTCAGATGACCGATCTAGATAAAGTCATCTACGTCGCAGATTATATCGAGCACAATCGTGCCTTTCCAGGAGTGGATGTGGCGCGTGAAATTGCGGAGCTATCGCTCAATAAGGCAGTGGCCTACGAAACAGCTCGTACCGTGGAGCATTTAGCTCATCAGGGATTTCCCATCTATCCCCAAACCCTTGAAACCTATAACGCCTTTGTGCACTATTTGAAAGAGGACTAAATGAGGACGGCTTTTATAATCATTGATGTTCAGAATATTTTAGTGGAAACCGGTTTTCAGACAAATAGTCTATTGGAAAAAATTTCTTATTTACAAAACCAGGCTAGAAGCAAGAATATCGAAATTATCTATGTTCAACATATTGAGGACTCTGAAGCTCAAACATCAGAAGATTGGCAGTTATCTGAGCTTTTAAATCGAAAACCTAATGAAAAGGTCTTTCAGAAGAAGTATAACAGTATTTTCAAAGAAACTGGTTTAAAAGAATACTTGGATAAACAGGGAATTGAAAAATTAGTTTTATGTGGTATGCAGACAGAATATTGTGTGGATACCTCTGTCAAGGTTGCCTTTGAATATGGCTATCAGCTTATTATTCCAGAAGGAACTTGCACAACGTTTGATGGGAATGACATTCCAGCAGAAACGATAAATGAATTTTATGAGGACATTTGGGTGGGGCGCTTTGCAGATGTCCTAGATTACAAACATATTTTCTAGAAAGAGGACTAAATGAACGAAAAAGAATTACTAGAACTAGTCGTGAAAGCGGCTGATGAGAAACGTGCGGAGGATATCCTTGCACTTGACGTAAAAGATTTGACCAGCGTGACGGACTACTTTGTCATCACGAGCTCGATGAATAGCCGTCAGTTGGACGCTATCGC
This genomic interval from Streptococcus oralis subsp. tigurinus contains the following:
- a CDS encoding nicotinate-nucleotide adenylyltransferase, which produces MAIELLTPFTKVELEPEIKEKKRKQVGILGGNFNPVHNAHLIVADQVRQQLGLDQVLLMPEYQPPHVDKKETIPEYHRLKMLELAIEGIEGLAIETIELERKGISYTYDTMKILTEKHPDTDYYFIIGADMVDYLPKWYRIDELVDMVQFVGVQRPRYKAGTSYPVIWVDVPLMDISSSMVRDFIAQGRKPNFLLPQPVLDYIEKEGLY
- the yqeK gene encoding bis(5'-nucleosyl)-tetraphosphatase (symmetrical) YqeK, whose amino-acid sequence is MAYQDYINCSREALLEKMAELLPEKRLTHCLGVERAAIELAQRFEVDAEKAGLAGLLHDYAKKLSDQEFLDLIDRHQLDTDLKNWGNNVWHGMVGIYKIQEDLDLHDPEILRAIEIHTVGAGQMTDLDKVIYVADYIEHNRAFPGVDVAREIAELSLNKAVAYETARTVEHLAHQGFPIYPQTLETYNAFVHYLKED
- a CDS encoding cysteine hydrolase family protein; amino-acid sequence: MRTAFIIIDVQNILVETGFQTNSLLEKISYLQNQARSKNIEIIYVQHIEDSEAQTSEDWQLSELLNRKPNEKVFQKKYNSIFKETGLKEYLDKQGIEKLVLCGMQTEYCVDTSVKVAFEYGYQLIIPEGTCTTFDGNDIPAETINEFYEDIWVGRFADVLDYKHIF